From Salvia splendens isolate huo1 chromosome 16, SspV2, whole genome shotgun sequence, a single genomic window includes:
- the LOC121772263 gene encoding phosphatase IMPL1, chloroplastic-like isoform X1 — protein sequence MERCIIASSSTLNLTRLSRKSNSILPAKLPGFSFPWSSSANSRPLKHIRTLSPAFSCRRRLSTRAVVSDVYEEKQYFKVAAESTGPISSDRLLEVIEIAAKTGAQVIMDAVNKPRNITYKGLTDLVTDTDKMSEAVILNVVKKNFEDHLILGEEGGIIGDSSSDYLWCIDPLDGTTNFAHCYPSFAVSIGVLYKGKPAAASVVEFVGGPKCWNTRTFTAAAGKGAFCNGEKIHVSQTDTVERSLLVTGFGYEHDDPWATNMELFKEFTDVSRGVRRLGAAAVDMSHVALGIVEAYWEYRLKPWDMAAGVLIVEEAGGTVSCMNGEKFSVFDRSVLVSNGVLHSKLLERIGPATQKLKGKGIDFSLWYKPDNYHTEL from the exons atgGAACGGTGCATAATTGCTTCGTCATCCACGCTCAATCTCACCCGATTATCTCGTAAATCCAATTCAATTCTCCCTGCTAAACTCCCGGGATTCTCTTTTCCATGGAGCTCGAGCGCAAATTCGCGGCCTCTGAAGCATATTCGAACACTGTCCCCTGCTTTCAGCTGTAGGAGGAGACTAAGCACGAGAGCTGTTGTATCCGATGTTTATGAGGAGAAACAGTATTTCAAAGTCGCCGCGGAATCGACGGGTCCGATATCTTCTGATCGGCTTCTCGAAGTGATCGAAATTGCCGCCAAAACTGGAGCTCAG GTGATAATGGATGCAGTAAATAAACCTCGAAATATCACATACAAGGGATTGACTGATCTGGTGACTGA CACAGACAAAATGAGTGAGGCTGTTATTCTGAATGTGGTAAAGAAGAATTTCGAAGACCACCTCATTCTTGGGGAAGAAGGAGGGATCATCGGCGACTCGTCTTCTGATTATCTTTGGTGTATCGATCCCCTAG ATGGCACCACAAATTTTGCACATTGCTACCCCAGCTTTGCAGTTTCCATTGGTGTACTTTACAAAGGAAAGCCAGCTGCCGCCTCTGTG GTAGAGTTTGTTGGTGGACCTAAATGTTGGAATACTCGAACTTTTACTGCAGCTGCTG GTAAAGGTGCATTCTGCAATGGAGAAAAAATTCATGTGAGCCAAACTGATACG GTTGAGAGATCACTTTTGGTTACTGGGTTCGGATATGAACATGATGATCCATGGGCAACCAATATGGAGCTATTCAAGGAATTTACTGACGTTAGTCGG GGTGTGAGGAGGCTTGGTGCAGCAGCAGTTGACATGTCTCATGTAGCCCTGGGAATTGTAGAAGCCTACTGGGAGTATCGTCTTAAACCATGGGACATGGCCGCTGGTgttttg ATAGTTGAGGAGGCTGGGGGAACAGTTTCCTGTATGAATGGTGAAAAGTTTTCCGTGTTTGACAGATCTGTCTTGGTATCCAATGGAGTGCTTCATTCTAAG CTTCTTGAGCGCATTGGACCAGCAACACAGAAACTGAAGGGCAAAGGAATTGATTTTTCATTATGGTACAAGCCTGACAATTATCACACAGAACTTTGA
- the LOC121772263 gene encoding phosphatase IMPL1, chloroplastic-like isoform X2 translates to MERCIIASSSTLNLTRLSRKSNSILPAKLPGFSFPWSSSANSRPLKHIRTLSPAFSCRRRLSTRAVVSDVYEEKQYFKVAAESTGPISSDRLLEVIEIAAKTGAQVIMDAVNKPRNITYKGLTDLVTDTDKMSEAVILNVVKKNFEDHLILGEEGGIIGDSSSDYLWCIDPLDGTTNFAHCYPSFAVSIGVLYKGKPAAASVVEFVGGPKCWNTRTFTAAAGKGAFCNGEKIHVSQTDTVERSLLVTGFGYEHDDPWATNMELFKEFTDVSRGVRRLGAAAVDMSHVALGIVEAYWEYRLKPWDMAAGVLICLGIQWSASF, encoded by the exons atgGAACGGTGCATAATTGCTTCGTCATCCACGCTCAATCTCACCCGATTATCTCGTAAATCCAATTCAATTCTCCCTGCTAAACTCCCGGGATTCTCTTTTCCATGGAGCTCGAGCGCAAATTCGCGGCCTCTGAAGCATATTCGAACACTGTCCCCTGCTTTCAGCTGTAGGAGGAGACTAAGCACGAGAGCTGTTGTATCCGATGTTTATGAGGAGAAACAGTATTTCAAAGTCGCCGCGGAATCGACGGGTCCGATATCTTCTGATCGGCTTCTCGAAGTGATCGAAATTGCCGCCAAAACTGGAGCTCAG GTGATAATGGATGCAGTAAATAAACCTCGAAATATCACATACAAGGGATTGACTGATCTGGTGACTGA CACAGACAAAATGAGTGAGGCTGTTATTCTGAATGTGGTAAAGAAGAATTTCGAAGACCACCTCATTCTTGGGGAAGAAGGAGGGATCATCGGCGACTCGTCTTCTGATTATCTTTGGTGTATCGATCCCCTAG ATGGCACCACAAATTTTGCACATTGCTACCCCAGCTTTGCAGTTTCCATTGGTGTACTTTACAAAGGAAAGCCAGCTGCCGCCTCTGTG GTAGAGTTTGTTGGTGGACCTAAATGTTGGAATACTCGAACTTTTACTGCAGCTGCTG GTAAAGGTGCATTCTGCAATGGAGAAAAAATTCATGTGAGCCAAACTGATACG GTTGAGAGATCACTTTTGGTTACTGGGTTCGGATATGAACATGATGATCCATGGGCAACCAATATGGAGCTATTCAAGGAATTTACTGACGTTAGTCGG GGTGTGAGGAGGCTTGGTGCAGCAGCAGTTGACATGTCTCATGTAGCCCTGGGAATTGTAGAAGCCTACTGGGAGTATCGTCTTAAACCATGGGACATGGCCGCTGGTgttttg ATCTGTCTTGGTATCCAATGGAGTGCTTCATTCTAA
- the LOC121771434 gene encoding cytochrome c6, chloroplastic-like produces the protein MQLASVAPTAASLSKQVLERNNFKIFGEHEANGNLHKPDKVKLLRFLAPHLVAAVVALSPISNPPVSAGETLHVHKGATLFRRSCIGCHDAGGNIIQPGATLFLDDLKRNGVDTEEEIYRVTYYGKGRMPGFGENCTPRGQCTFGPRLSEDEIKLLSNFVKSQADQGWPNIQNQGD, from the exons ATGCAACTAGCATCAGTGGCACCCACAGCTGCTTCTCTCTCTAAACAG GTTTTGGAGCGGAATAACTTCAAGATTTTTGGGGAGCATGAAGCAAATGGCAACTTGCACAAGCCAGATAAGGTGAAGCTGTTGAGATTCTTGGCCCCACATCTTGTGGCTGCAGTTGTAGCCTTATCTCCCATCTCCAATCCTCCTg TGTCAGCGGGGGAGACACTACATGTGCATAAAGGCGCCACCTTGTTCCGGCGGTCTTGCATCGGATGCCATGATGCCGGAGGAAATATAATACAGCCT GGCGCGACGCTATTCTTGGACGATCTTAAAAG AAATGGAGTTGATACGGAAGAGGAAATATATCGAGTTACATATTATGGGAAAGGAAGAATGCCG GGGTTTGGAGAGAATTGCACACCTAGAGGTCAATGCACATTTGGGCCTCGATTGAGTGAAGATGAGATTAAATTATTGTCCAATTTTGTGAAGTCTCAGGCAGATCAAGGTTGGCCCAACATACAAAATCAAGGTGATTAG
- the LOC121771433 gene encoding protein NARROW LEAF 1-like, producing the protein MDMNTAKMDLRAHNSGSFQSEESEVGLERNYCNSLNLIRSSPLPSQAFASGGQISESNAAYFSWPACRIAPCAEDREHYFGNLQKGALPEHIGSPKGLQATTLLELMTIRAFHSKILRRVSMGTAVGFRIRRGLLTDIPAILVFVARKVHRNWLRPAYCLPHALEGPGGVWCEVDVVEFCYYGAPAATPTEQLYTELVDDFGGSDPCIGSGSQVASQGTYGTLGAIVKSRTGKKQVGFLTNRHVAVDLDFPSQKMFHPLPPSVGPGVYLGAVERATSFVNDDLWYGIFAGTYPETFVRADGAFIPFTEEFNMANVTTVVKGVGEIGDVHEIDIQAPIGSLVGRQVVKVGRSSGLTTGTIMAYSLEYNDEKGVCFFTDFLVVGENQQTFDLEGDSGSLILLTNQNGEKPQPVGIIWGGTANRGRLKLKIGQPPENWTSGVDLGRLLDTLELDLVTSAEGLQAALLEHCNATAARADSIVGTLERTNTKHEDNSELLPPRILHVLDNDGSHQGLTPPAIGNEFHIECGCEVGPSVEHQFIPYFSCKSLLNTEQGEMTDLKNLSRLRDEPEEDLAVSLQLGERATKRRKQSDSPSC; encoded by the exons ATGGATATGAATACTGCTAAAATGGATTTAAGAGCCCATAACTCCGGATCTTTTCAGTCTGAGGAATCAGAAGTTGGTTTGGAGAGGAATTACTGCAACAGTCTTAATCTAATTAGATCAAGTCCGCTGCCATCACAAGCCTTTGCATCAGGTGGCCAGATCTCTGAGAGTAATGCTGCTTACTTTTCATGGCCTGCTTGCAGGATAGCACCTTGTGCAGAAGATAGGGAACATTACTTTGGGAATCTTCAGAAAGGGGCGTTACCTGAACACATTGGTTCTCCGAAAGGGTTGCAAGCTACTACTTTGCTTGAACTGATGACCATCAGGGCATTCCATAGCAAGATTTTGCGGCGTGTTAGTATGGGGACTGCAGTTGGTTTTAGGATTAGGAGGGGCTTGTTGACAGATATACCAGCTATACTTGTCTTTGTCGCTAGGAAAGTTCACAGGAATTGGCTACGCCCTGCGTACTGCTTGCCTCATGCTCTTGAG GGGCCTGGAGGTGTTTGGTGTGAAGTTGATGTTGTCGAGTTCTGTTACTATGGAGCACCTGCAGCCACCCCTACAGAACAACTCTACACGGAACTTGTAGATGACTTTGGTGGAAGTGATCCATGCATTGGATCAGGTTCCCAG GTTGCTAGCCAGGGAACTTATGGAACGTTGGGTGCCATTGTCAAAAGCAggacaggaaaaaagcaagttGGTTTCTTAACTAATCGGCATGTTGCAGTTGATCTTGACTTTCCAAGTCAGAAGATGTTTCATCCATTGCCCCCTAGTGTTGGACCAGGGGTATATTTGGGTGCTGTTGAAAGGGCTACATCATTTGTCAATGATGATCTTTGGTATGGCATTTTTGCTGGAACTTACCCAG AGACATTTGTTCGTGCTGATGGTGCCTTCATTCCTTTTACCGAAGAATTTAACATGGCCAATGTGACCACAGTAGTGAAGGGTGTTGGTGAAATTGGCGATGTTCATGAAATAGACATACAAGCTCCTATTGGCAGTCTCGTCGGAAGGCAAGTTGTAAAAGTGGGAAGGAGCTCCGGGTTGACAACTGGAACAATAATGGCCTATTCTCTGGAATACAATGATGAGAAAGGGGTATGTTTCTTTACCGATTTTCTTGTTGTCGGAGAGAATCAACAGACTTTTGACCTTGAAGGTGACAGTGGGAGTCTTATCCTATTGACAAATCAAAATGGTGAGAAACCCCAGCCTGTGGGTATTATTTGGGGTGGGACAGCTAATCGGGGTCGGTTGAAATTGAAAATTGGTCAGCCCCCAGAAAACTGGACCAGTGGAGTTGATTTAGGGCGTCTTCTTGATACCCTCGAACTTGATCTTGTCACTTCTGCAGAAGGGCTTCAAG CTGCGCTGCTAGAACATTGCAATGCAACAGCAGCAAGAGCTGACTCAATCGTTGGAACCCTTGAGAGGACCAACACAAAGCATGAAGACAACTCTGAGCTACTTCCTCCAAGGATTCTGCATGTTTTGGACAATGATGGTTCTCATCAGGGCTTAACGCCCCCAGCAATTGGTAACGAGTTTCACATTGAATGTGGCTGTGAGGTGGGTCCCAGTGTAGAGCACCAGTTCATCCCGTATTTTTCTTGCAAATCTCTTTTGAACACCGAACAAGGGGAAATGACAGACTTGAAAAACCTATCACGGTTAAGAGATGAACCTGAAGAAGATCTGGCTGTTTCTTTACAGTTAGGCGAACGTGCAACTAAGAGAAGAAAGCAATCAGACTCTCCATCCTGTTGA